The Candidatus Aminicenantes bacterium genome includes a region encoding these proteins:
- a CDS encoding molybdopterin molybdotransferase MoeA — protein sequence MISVETAEKILGEFPVSIFMNTVPLLAAQNRILAKNIASPFAIPEFDKSAMDGYAYNSADQSQAYLVLETIAAGIPPKSTIARGQCAKIMTGAMLPIGADQVVKRECTSEENGFMKIIAEDKNRNIRYKGEDLQAGQLVLEKGTLLQAAQIALLAQLGIAEIPTARPPRIGIITTGSELAEPGCPLGPGQIYNSNYYSLSAQVRALGAEPIALGHIADDLETTTTLITARLAECDMLILSGGVSAGDFDYVPAAMKKAGITLHFEKIAVQPGMPTVFGSKGDKIVFGLPGNPVSTFVIFEIFIKPFIFRMLGHVFQPMILKAKLNRDYKRSKTARTAFVPIHYHDGQVEILNYQGSAHLHALSQANGLLRIPAGQLSITAGSTIDVRCL from the coding sequence TTGATCAGCGTCGAAACCGCCGAAAAAATTCTCGGCGAATTCCCGGTTTCAATATTCATGAATACCGTCCCTCTGCTAGCTGCTCAAAATCGCATCCTGGCCAAAAACATTGCCTCCCCTTTCGCAATCCCCGAATTCGACAAGTCGGCTATGGACGGTTATGCCTACAATTCCGCCGATCAATCCCAGGCTTATCTCGTTCTGGAAACCATTGCCGCCGGTATTCCGCCCAAATCCACCATCGCTCGCGGTCAGTGCGCCAAGATAATGACCGGGGCCATGCTCCCTATAGGCGCCGACCAGGTGGTCAAGCGCGAATGCACCAGTGAAGAAAACGGCTTCATGAAGATCATCGCTGAAGACAAAAACCGCAACATCCGCTATAAAGGCGAAGACCTCCAGGCCGGGCAGTTGGTTCTGGAAAAAGGCACGCTCCTGCAGGCAGCCCAGATCGCACTTCTCGCTCAGTTGGGAATAGCCGAAATACCTACAGCCCGACCGCCCCGTATCGGCATCATCACCACCGGCTCGGAACTGGCCGAACCCGGGTGTCCCCTGGGGCCCGGTCAAATATATAATAGCAATTACTATTCCCTGTCAGCCCAGGTACGCGCCTTGGGCGCTGAACCCATAGCTTTGGGCCATATCGCCGATGATCTCGAAACGACCACCACGCTCATCACTGCGCGTCTTGCCGAATGCGACATGCTGATCCTGTCCGGAGGGGTTTCAGCCGGAGATTTCGATTACGTACCCGCGGCAATGAAAAAAGCCGGCATCACCCTCCATTTTGAAAAGATCGCGGTCCAGCCGGGCATGCCAACGGTCTTTGGCAGCAAGGGTGACAAAATCGTTTTCGGTTTACCGGGAAATCCGGTTTCCACATTCGTGATTTTTGAAATATTCATAAAGCCATTTATTTTCCGTATGCTGGGGCATGTTTTTCAACCCATGATTTTAAAAGCCAAGTTGAATCGGGATTACAAACGCAGCAAAACTGCCCGTACGGCATTTGTCCCAATTCACTATCACGATGGCCAGGTTGAAATACTGAATTATCAAGGATCGGCCCATCTACACGCCCTGAGCCAGGCCAATGGCTTGCTGCGCATACCCGCAGGGCAACTCAGTATCACCGCCGGGAGCACCATCGATGTTCGATGCCTATGA